The Actinomycetota bacterium DNA window CGCACGCTGGCCCAGGCCGAGGCCGCCTACCGGTGGGCGGTGGCCCGGGGGATCCCGTTCGACCTGACCCTCTATTTCGAGATCGAGGAGGAGGAGCTGCTGGCCCGCCTGGCCGGCCGGGCCCGGGAGGAGCACCGCTCCGACGACACCGAGGAGACGGTCCGCCACCGCCTTGAGGTGTTCGGGGTCCAGACCAAGCCGCTGGTCGACTACTACCAGCGCCGCGGGATCCTGGTCCGGATCAACGCCGTCGGGCCGATCGACGCCATCTCCGAGCAGATCTTCGCCACCCTCCACTGGCACAAGGCCCGCGCCATGGCCGCCGGCGCCAACCGCCCCGAGTGGGCCTTTGACGCCTCGGGGTCGTCCTAGGCGCGGCGCAGGGTTGCCGGGGGCTGGCTCCAGCCCTGGGACGGGGTGGCGTGGAGGAACTCGTCGGATGGGGGCTCGACCTCGCGGTGCTCGCGGGCGCGATCCTGGCCGCGCGGCTACGCCCGGCCGCTCGCCGGTGAGGAGCGATGGGCCAGGAGGCCGTGGCGGGGGGCGACGACCAGGGAGACGGCGAACATGGCCGCGGCCACCAGCACGATGGTGGCGCCGGCGGCGACCCGCCACTGCAGGGAGATGGCCAGGCCGACGACGCCGCTGGCGGCGCCGAGGGCGGCCGACAGGGCCATGGTGGCGCGGAGGCGCTCGGTCCAGAGGCGGGCCGTGGCCGCCGGGGCGACGATCAGGGCCACGGCCAGGATGGTGCCGACGGCCGGGATCGAGGTGACCACGACCGCCTCGACCACCAGGAGCAGGACGACGTCGAGGACCAGCACCGGGTAGCCGAGGGCGGCCAGCCCGCCCCGGTCGAAGGCGCCGAGGACCAGCTCCTTGTGGAGGGCGGCGAGCACGGCCAGGACGGCGGCGCCGACCACGGCG harbors:
- a CDS encoding adenylate kinase, encoding MRVLLIGPPGAGKGTQAARIAEHFDLGNIATGALLREEVAKGTELGKVAKEYMDRGDLVPDDIVIEMARDRMVQASEAGGYVLDGYPRTLAQAEAAYRWAVARGIPFDLTLYFEIEEEELLARLAGRAREEHRSDDTEETVRHRLEVFGVQTKPLVDYYQRRGILVRINAVGPIDAISEQIFATLHWHKARAMAAGANRPEWAFDASGSS
- a CDS encoding metal ABC transporter permease, with product MNPLEAFGDGFARRALLEAVMVGALCGAVGVHVLLRRLPFFTMALGHATFPGVVLAALLGISLFAGAAAFGAVVVVVVALLGARDRVDDTSAVGVTLSGAFALGVLLLSAQAGFTRDLTAYLVGSIVTVRPSDLLTTAVVGAAVLAVLAALHKELVLGAFDRGGLAALGYPVLVLDVVLLLVVEAVVVTSIPAVGTILAVALIVAPAATARLWTERLRATMALSAALGAASGVVGLAISLQWRVAAGATIVLVAAAMFAVSLVVAPRHGLLAHRSSPASGRA